The genome window TCCGATTCTTACGATTGGGCTAATATTCCCGATAATTGCCATGCCGGTTGTACGGCCGAACAGGAGGCCGCCCTGGCTGAGTTGAATCACGAGGTTGGTGTCGCGTTTGAAATGAATTATGGAGTGTGCGGGTCGGGCGCGTCAACGTCATATGGCGCCGTTGTCTTCCCTACTTATTTCAAGTATAGCACTGATATCAGGGTTGAACACCGTATTGACCATGATCTCAATAGCTGGTTTAATGTCATTCGCGAAGAGATCGACAATGGACGTCCGGCTCAATATCGTATTAATTTACATTCTATTGTTTGTGACGGTTATCGCGATCAGGGCGCCGGTCAATATGAATATCATATGAATTATGGATGGAACAATAGCTTTACCACCTGGTATGTTTTTGACAATCTATATTGCGGGTGGATTGATCCCGATGATATTTGCCCTTACGAGGAAGAGTTTGTAATTGTGAACATTAAACCGCAGGATAAGCCGAAGTTTATATATATCGGTAATTCCATGACCGAAGCCGACGGAGATGGAAAAATTGAACCGGGAGAAAGCGTATCAATTTCCTTGACTATAGAAAATTTTGGAATTGGCGCCGTCAACACTACCGGCACATTTTCCTGCGCAGACGAAAATGTTGATATAACCTCTGAGTCCATTTCTTTTCAGGAGATTATCCAATGGGGAGAGCAATGCACATCTCTCGATAATCTTGAATTATCAATATCTCCCACTTGTCCGACGAATTATATTATTACGCTAAATTATACGTTAAGCGAATTTGGAGGATATTCGTATTCAGATTCTATTTTCGTTTATATCGGAAATGAATCAGGTTTTTCCGATGATTTGGAATCCGGCGCGGGTTATTGGACACATAGGAAAATAATTCCGATGTATGTAGATCAATGGCACATTGAAACCCAAAGAGCTTACAGCGGAACTACGAGTTGGAAGTACGGCGGCGCAGGGACAAATGATTACGCCAATAATTCCGACGGAGCGTTGATTTCTCCCCCATTTTTATTGCCAAATAACGCCATATTGGAATTCTGGCACTGGATGGACGCCGAGGGTGATTCTGATCCCGATAGTGCGTGGGACGGAGGTAATGTCTGGATTTCATCGGGAGACGGCAATTGGTTTTTTATAACTCCTGACGGGGGGTATCCTCGCGGCATTATAAATAATCCCGCCAGTCCCTTTGAACCCGGAACCCCATGTTATTCAAGTAGTTTCGATTGGATTCAGGCTTCGTTTGACCTCTCTTCATATGCGGGAATCGTCCAAATCATGTTTAGATTTGGCTCGGATGGTTATGTTACCGAGGAAGGCTGGTATATTGATGATATATCGATTACCGGTGATCCCTATTTCGCCTGCGGTGACGCTAACGGTGATCAATCGGTCAATGTTGGAGACGCGGTATATATAATTAGTTATGTCTTTAAGGGTGGCCCCGAACCATTACCGGTGAAAATCGCCGGAGACGCTAATTGCGATGGAGATTGTAATGTTGGAGATGCAGTTTATATAATTAATTATGCCTTTAAGAGCGGTCCTGCTCCCTGCACCGATTGCCCGCAATAATCATGCGAGGAAAAATAAAAAAAAGCCCGGATTGAGCCCGGGCTTTTTCGTTTAAATATCAAATCTATAATCCGTAAATCTCACCAAATTTCTCGTTTAAGTATTTAACGAGAGGAATATGGGATAATCCTTCACCGGTTAGATTCCTGCATAAATCCTGGGCCCGGTATTTCTGGCCGTGAATATGAATATTCTCTCTTAACCATTCCCGCAAAGTCAAGAAATCTCCCTGCTCAAACCGTTGTTCAAGATCGGAAATATCTTTTTTGGCCTGGGCAAAGAATTGGGCCGCATAAATATTCCCCAGCGCATAAGTCGGGAAATACCCGATATAACCGGAAGACCAATGAATATCCTGCAGACAGCCATTGGCGTCTTTGTCCACTTTTATCCCAAAGTACTTCTCAAAGCGTTCGTTCCATTCCTTGGCGGCGTCGGCGATTTTGACGTCGCCGTTTAACAGAGCCCGTTCCATTTCAAATCGCAAAAGAATATGCAGGTTATAAGTTACTTCGTCGGCTTCGACGCGGATGAACGACGGCGCAACATTATTAACAGCTCCATAAAAATCATCGAGAGTGACTCCGTTTAAGGGCTCTCTGAAAATCGACTTGGCAATTGGGAAAAAATATTTCCAAAACGATTTAGAGCGCCCGACCATATTTTCCCACATTCGAGACTGCGACTCATGAATTCCCAAAGAAATTGACTTACCCATTGGGGTTCCAAAATGGGTTTTTTGGTCTATTCCCATCATGTATAAAGCATGCCCGGTTTCGTGAATTGTTCCGAATAGTGCTTCATTGATATGGTTAGGGTTATAACGAGTCGTGATTCTCGAATCACCCGGGCCAAATCCTGCCGAAAAAGGATGCGTTGCTACATCAAGACGGCCTTGATTAAAATCATACCCTATCCTGTCGGCGACCATTTCTCCAAAAATTTTCTGCCTGGCGATATCATACGGTTGTTCGACAATCGATACCTTCGGTTTTTCGGGAGCATCTTTTATTTTGACCAGCAATTCAACCAGTTCCACGCGTAATTTTTCAAAAACATCAGCAACTTCGTCAACTGTCGCTCCCGGTTCATAATTATCCAATAGGGCGTTATACGGCTCGCCTTCATAACCGTAGGCTTCCGCTTTTTTCTTAGTCAGATCGACTATTTTTTTCAGCCAAGGCTCAAATATTTTGAAATCACTTGCCTTGCGGGCGGCCGCCCATTCATTGTGAGCCAGGGCGGTTGTTTTTTCGATCTCTTCAACCAAATCCTTGGGCAGTTTGATTTCTTTATCATACATATAGCGCAGCTCGCGAATATTCACCGCTTCTACCGATAAAGGATCCTTGACAAGGTCCGACTCTTCAACGGCCGATATCATTTCACCGACCTGGGGCGAAACAAATTTCTCATGCATCATTCCGGCCAAAAGGCTTGTCATCTGCGCGCGAATTTCCGCCCCCATAGGTGGCATATTAACTCGATGATCCCATTCGAGCACACCATAACATGAACCGAGCAGACTGATTTCTTTTATTTCCCTTATCAGTTCATTATAAACTTCCTGTGCGTTCATTCAATCTCCTTGTGTCTGAATATATGTTAATTTGATATTTACACATTTACGGTTGAATATATACAAATGTTTAATTTAAATCAATTTCTGATAACGTATCGCAGGAATTATTTTATTTAATGCCCCTTTTTTTATAATCGCTGCATGCGCCTTCAGCGAGATTACAGACCAGGTCGGATAATTTTTTGGGATAAATTACTTTAGCGTCGGCGCCGAAACCGACAAGCCACCGGCTTATTTCTTCTAAGCCACTGGCCTGAATTGAATAGTCAAGCCCTCCATTTTTCAAATTTGAATCATATTCAATATACCGAGAAGGCGGGCATAACGGTTTTTGCGAACACTCATATCATTATATTACATAAGTAAATAACATTTGTCAACTTTATTGCCAGATAACTCAAAAAATAATTACCCGCCCTATTGACTGTAGGATTAATCCCATAATTTGAAATCTTTCACGGCCATTTCACAATCTTTATCTCATTGACAATCATAGACATAACTTATTTGAGCGACTCGGCACAGGCTTTGCAAAAATGCCCATAGCTAATAAACCTTTTTAGGGGGAGGAATAATGGCCTCGAAAAGAAAACGCGATAAGATAAGTTTATCAAGAAAGATGATATACTGGCTTGGCCATCTGGTTTGCGCTTTTGTTGTCATCATAGTCTTTTTGACGCTTGTTCAATGCACAATTAAAAAGCCGGAGGCTCCGAGCTGGCGCACAAATATAGTAGTTCCGCTGGCCAACAAAACCTGGATAATGTCTGAAATTATCGAGAAAATCGACCAGGAAAATCTAACCGTCGACGAGAACGGTAATCCAATGTTTTTCTATGAAAATCTGCTCGATACAGTTGTCATCGATGGTTCATTTTCAATTACTGATATAACTGAAACGGTGGCAGAATCATTGGGAATAATTTCTCTTGATCCAATTGCGGCTACGAGTTTCGATATCAATCTATCAGATCAATTTCCCGGAGTGCCAGCCGGCACATTTCCAGATACTTCTTTTACCATATATAGTACATTACCGGCTCTGGGTGATTTCACCAGCGCCACAGTTGCATCAGGATTTGCGGTAATTGCAATCGATAATAATTTCGGCTTGTATCTGGATACTGTAATAGTAACTATCAATGATGAAGTTAATTATATTCAAATAACTTCCTATTCCATTCCCGGCGGGATTCCGTCTGGATCGTCATCGGTTGACAGTATTAATCTTGCCGGAAAGACTATCTCTAATCAGTTAAGC of Candidatus Zixiibacteriota bacterium contains these proteins:
- a CDS encoding C10 family peptidase, which gives rise to MERVCRNWLAKTVVQNGHWAGTATPDIVSIQEIYSNDTVLARIYNISPSGFIIVPSLKELSPIKAYSEVSTLDENQENGFLSLLRETLSRKFQIFAENYGSLEASQVEDMAIFDPQQQAKWGEYTKSEKEFLSGDILDKSVLVEAGPLTTTTWHQRSPYNDYCPTGDGGRCVVGCVATATAQILAYWQWPPAGMGQHSYIWEGDNSCDGSTPAQELTADYSDSYDWANIPDNCHAGCTAEQEAALAELNHEVGVAFEMNYGVCGSGASTSYGAVVFPTYFKYSTDIRVEHRIDHDLNSWFNVIREEIDNGRPAQYRINLHSIVCDGYRDQGAGQYEYHMNYGWNNSFTTWYVFDNLYCGWIDPDDICPYEEEFVIVNIKPQDKPKFIYIGNSMTEADGDGKIEPGESVSISLTIENFGIGAVNTTGTFSCADENVDITSESISFQEIIQWGEQCTSLDNLELSISPTCPTNYIITLNYTLSEFGGYSYSDSIFVYIGNESGFSDDLESGAGYWTHRKIIPMYVDQWHIETQRAYSGTTSWKYGGAGTNDYANNSDGALISPPFLLPNNAILEFWHWMDAEGDSDPDSAWDGGNVWISSGDGNWFFITPDGGYPRGIINNPASPFEPGTPCYSSSFDWIQASFDLSSYAGIVQIMFRFGSDGYVTEEGWYIDDISITGDPYFACGDANGDQSVNVGDAVYIISYVFKGGPEPLPVKIAGDANCDGDCNVGDAVYIINYAFKSGPAPCTDCPQ
- a CDS encoding carboxypeptidase M32 produces the protein MNAQEVYNELIREIKEISLLGSCYGVLEWDHRVNMPPMGAEIRAQMTSLLAGMMHEKFVSPQVGEMISAVEESDLVKDPLSVEAVNIRELRYMYDKEIKLPKDLVEEIEKTTALAHNEWAAARKASDFKIFEPWLKKIVDLTKKKAEAYGYEGEPYNALLDNYEPGATVDEVADVFEKLRVELVELLVKIKDAPEKPKVSIVEQPYDIARQKIFGEMVADRIGYDFNQGRLDVATHPFSAGFGPGDSRITTRYNPNHINEALFGTIHETGHALYMMGIDQKTHFGTPMGKSISLGIHESQSRMWENMVGRSKSFWKYFFPIAKSIFREPLNGVTLDDFYGAVNNVAPSFIRVEADEVTYNLHILLRFEMERALLNGDVKIADAAKEWNERFEKYFGIKVDKDANGCLQDIHWSSGYIGYFPTYALGNIYAAQFFAQAKKDISDLEQRFEQGDFLTLREWLRENIHIHGQKYRAQDLCRNLTGEGLSHIPLVKYLNEKFGEIYGL